Part of the Mya arenaria isolate MELC-2E11 chromosome 8, ASM2691426v1 genome, TGTGGTAAATAGAACAGTTTCAATAGACGATTTTACGTGCAAAACTAACATTTGTCGTAACTGAATAGCATCAATGTATTTACATTCAGAAAAGTTCCCCCCGCAAATTTCTTTTGGTATACTCCACATTCCAAATAACAATCAGAATGTTGAGATTGCTTGAATTCAAGTATGCatattaacatttctttaatcCTCCGTAAACGTCGAAAATTAGAGCTGCTATGATTCTTTATTTATGTCAGAAATTAAGTCTTcttatatgttaaaaacatatatcattattttgtttttctaaatataatattaaaatgttcttgaCGATGTAGTCATATATCTATGACTATAAATacctatatgtatatatagcaactcaaaacaatagtattgttttcacaaatatcaaatattaaaatttcatttgtttgacaAAAAGAAAAACTCGAACGCtaaacaatcacaaacatgttttgtttttagagCGCTACGATGTTTTAAGCAATGCTCGTTGAACGTCAATCGGTGTGGAGTAAAAATAACCTAAACAGTAAAGTGTTCATGTACATTTAGTTCGAGAGCTCCTGTGGGGATATTGCAAGTTAAATGTAATGGACCctacattatttaaattgtttggttTTAGAGTACGCGGACAATGGAAGCGGATAACCGACCGCGTTCCAAGGTGGTGCCGGCCTAAATGGTAGGTTCTATTCCAACGAATTTCTGCTTACAATTCAGAATCAATGTTGGTGTATTTGATcctgaatattttcattttccattttGTTAATTTGGAATGCAGTTTAATTCTATTTGTACGGGAACATGTGTTCATTTAAAAGTGCGAGTATAAAGCCACGTACCTGGCAGGATGCTAGCCTGAGAACACATGAAATAGTTCACATAGTTTCCACAGCCTACGCCCAGGGCGAATACTGCAATTAAACCTATCCAAGCTCGTGCCACCATGGTTATTTACTCATTGAAGTGATATATCAATGTAAACTGCTCAACGGAACACATATATCCTGTCTTTGTTATGATCAGGGTCGATCACCTGCTTAACCACTTTAAGTTAAACTCAATATATACAACCTGCGACTTAAGTAGATTGTTAGATGCTTATTTCATATCTAAATTATGCAAAGAGAATAAACTCCAGCGAAAGGTTAATATTATTATGTCTATTTGTAGTATTTATCAATTTTCGAATAGTAATTTGAAGACTTATAGGAACACAATTTCAATATAGTTAATTCATTTCAAACATCCCAAATTCTAAACCCAACATTGTTCTTCTTTTTTGCGACAATCAGGTTTACGACAGGGTTTAGTTGATGGGATGATAAAAACCTCACAGAggtatttaaaaatagaaatacttCGCACGAAAATGAATTAACATGAATATCgcaaaacatatacataaataattaaacaatttactgATATTTCGTATAATGTCAGTATGTTCTTAAAACTATAGCATGTTATGgtcaaaaatacacataaacatCTTTACAAagattattaataataaaagtataagtgcttttaacattaaagtttgttttcgataaggtcaatgaaaataatgcatttcataaattattaagttttaaaattatataaataaaaagatatttacattTAGACAGTGACTTAAATTTCGAAATTACTAAAGGTGCTTTATGAATACTGGTCCAAAAGGGGAGGAAAATAGTCAAACAAGAGTAGACTGGATTTAAGGAGAGGAAATTAGTCAAACAAGAGTAGACTGGATTTAAGGAAGGAAATTAGTCAAACAAGAGTAGACTGGATTTAAGGGAAGGAAATTAGTCAAACAAGAGTAGACTGGATTTAAGGGAAGGAAATTAGTCAAACAAGAGTAGACTGGACTTAAGGGAAGGAAATTAGTCAAACAAGAGTAGACTGGATTTTTGGGAAGGAATTTAGTCAAACAAGAGTAGACTAGATTTTTGGGAAGGAAATTAGTCAAACAAGAGTAGACTGGATTTTTGGGAAGGAAATTAGACAAACAAAGGGAAAACTGGATTTTTGGGAAGGAATTTAGTCAAACAAGAGTAGACTGGATTTTTGGGAAGGAAATTAGTCAAACAAGAGTAGACTGGATTTTTGGGAAGGAAATTAGTCAAACAAGAGTAGACTGGATTTAAGGGAAGGAAATTAGTCAAACAAGAGTAGACTGGATTTAAGGGAAGGAAATTAGTCAAACAAGAGTAGACTGGATTTAAGGGAAGGAAATTAGTCAAACAAGAGTAGACTGGACTTAAGGGAAGGAAATTAGTCAAACAAGAGTAGACTGGATTTAAGGGAAGGAAATTAGTCAAACAAGAGTAGACTAGATTTTTGGGAAGGAAATTATTCAAACAAGAGTAGACTGGACTTAAGGGAAGGAAATTAGTCAAACAAGAGTAGACTAGATTTTTGGGAAGGAAATTAGTCAAACAAGAGTAGACTAAATTTTTATGGAAGGAAATTAGACAAACAAAGGGAAAACTGGATTTTTGGGAAGGAATTTAGTACAAGAGTAGACTGGATTTTTGGGAAGGAAATTAGTCAAACAAGAGTAGACTGGATTTTTGGGAAGGAAATTAGTCAAACAAGAGTAGACTGGATTTAAGGGAAGGAAATTAGTCAAACAAGAGTAGACTGGATTTAAGGGAAGGAAATTAGTCAAACAAGAGTAGACTGGATTTAAGGGAAGGAAATTAGTCAAACAAGAGTAGACTGGATTTTTggtaatatataatttataaatgaacattatgcaaaattaaagttaatagCAAATAAGCCTTACACCaaggaaataatatatataactaattttatacattgtatGGCTCCACcgcaacaccaacaacaaacacaaaggAATGCACACGACatgataatgatttttgaatgaACGCAACTCTAGGataacttttaaagctgcaatctcacattcaaattaaataacattcaaattaaatgaaagaagtattttttttcttgaatttattaaaataagatcattatttattattgatgaaaataacTAATGACAATGGTAAAATATGTTCGAATGGACGACGTGAAATGTCGAGACACGCTATTAAAGTACATCCAATGTACTTACATACTAAATGTCTAAGACACATACGTACACTCGGTATTCTGACAAAAGAAGTTCCTCAAACATGCTGGCTAGTGTTCATTTAAGGGTTTATTCGTATATTTCGAGGGTTCATCTAGTATGAACGCTTAGCCGCGATTTTGCAAATCTATGAAGCAAacagaaaatattcaaaatcacGGCCGAGCGTTTATACTGTATGAACGATTGAGATATAAGAATCgatccttatatttacattaacccCTTTGCATTACTTTATTTTCTGTGTTATTAATGATTTTGGTTGCAATTATGTTCGCATTTAACAAGAACATTATCgaggtttttattttatttgtatattacatATACATGCCCAAGGTCTTTCTCCGCCTACTGAGGTCACGTCTATaatttacagtgtgtgtatatcacgtgataaattacgtcatatatgctacgtcggaaggcaacattttgcttaaaatgaaagcttaaatcaaagatcacttttcttttacaacaccattttaaatgaaacaaagggcagtctatgccgcttaaagagccccgccttcgttttattgccggaatttgataaggtgattagtttcatcaaacacttctgTACCGGACCGCACTATGATGTGATGATCGTTGGGGCCAGCGAGTAGAACCAATGACAATACCATCAGTAAACAACAAAGAACAAAGTCAACTGCCCAATGGTCTGTCGATTTATTTGTGTGGTAAatactgaaaatacaaaaaatgatatctaCTAAAAAACACATTCTCAACAATATTTCTGGCTTTTAcacatattgaattaaaatagttttacataaaaaaccaaaaaatccaaaatacaAGAAAGGACCAAAAATTAAAGGCCTACGGACGAAATTGACCAAGGTACGAACATGTTTAAGTACGAattaacacaaaaattaaaataacaaaatatgggCTAGAAGAGCctttgctttcaaaataaagtGGCCAAACTATCAAAGAacatgaataattattatatactgCAAAAACTTACACCATGCATCCCATGGAGCCGAATATAAAGGAACGAAAGATTTATCATTCAGCCACCATTTACAGTACGTCAGCAATGAAAAAGCGGGAGACAGAGCAGCGGAAAGTTAAACAATTACCCAAAAGTTTGAGCGCAAAGATCAATGAAAATACTATCAAGAGTTACCTCCCACTAGCGGACACAACACTCCCCACCTGATATCGAAGATATCACTTAAGCAACTAACAATAATTTTCCTCAAAAATGTACCATAAAGTTAACCTGGACTTGAAAAAACagaaaaccaaaaaataaaaatacaatcttTATATAACAACTAGTCTTTACAAGGAGGTGGTCTTCAAAATTAGTAGAAGTAAAGTTACACTATACTTGCTTGTATagatacaaaacaattttcaacaaaaataacaattgaacAACATGTGCATGTAACTATAAGACATGTAAGGTATTAACTGTTCAATATACATACAATCATGAAGTTTATTGATTTATCTTGCACTGAATATTTGCGCAAAACTGTTCTTTTACTGTTCAAGTATACCAATTCACTGATTCAGTCTGTTCACAAAATTCACTTCACAACAATAGTTACAAATTTAATGCCTAACCAGAAGTACTGTATTAACTATAGGCctaacataaaatgtttgtttcccaTCCTTCACAACACAAATCTCCACTTTACGTATCTTTCCATCACTACTAGGAAATAGTCTACTGATCCGACCTAATGGCCAATAGTTTCTAGCAACTTCATAGTCCTTAAGCAGAACTATATCATTAACCTTTAAAGGTGTACAATCAGACTGCCACTTAGTTCTAGTCTGCAGTGACTGAAGGAATTCTTTCCTCCAGTGTAACCAAAACTGATTCGCAAGAAACTGTACACGtttccactggtctttatacaAAGATTTTAGATTCATGTCATCAACAGGTTGTTGATCTGTATCTATTTTCATGGTCAATAGGGCTGATGGAGAAAGGATTTGCGGACAGTCAGGGTCAGAGGACACTGGAACAATAGGGCGCGCATTAACAATTGCACTAACTTCCGCCATAAGGGTAACAAGAACATCATGGGTAAGATTGTGGGTGTTTGAGAGCATTGACTCCAATATCCGTCTAGAAACCCCAATCATACGCTCCCATACCCCTCCCATATGTGAACTGCAAGGAGCGTTAAAGATCCAAAGGCTGCCCGACTTAGACAGGAAGTCCTTAACCTGGCCGTTCTCTACATTAATTGTATGTACCCCAATATGATCGGTAGCTCCAACAAAATTTGAACCCCTGTCAGACCGAAAAATCTTGACCTTTCCGCGAATCGCAATGAAACGACGGAGTGCATTTACAAATGCAGAAGAAGACATTTCATCTACTACCTCAATATGTACAGCGCGTATAGACAGACACGTGAAAAGCACTGCCCAACGTTTTGATGTGGCCTGTGAACTACGTGTTCTACGAGAAACAACCTGCCAAGGGCCAAAGACGTCAACCCCTACATTAGAAAAAGCGGAGCTCGGCTCTGTTCTCTCTGCTGGCAAATCTGACATTTTTTGGGTTTCAAACCTACCCCTGAGTTTCTTGCATGTCACACAGTTAAAAATGAGTGAAGAGATAGCCCGTTTACCACCTATAATCCAATAACCGGCCTGTCTAACTGCACCCTCAGTAAGCAAACGTCCTTGGTGATGTACCGACTCATGAAAATGCCTAATGACCAATTTTGTAACATGACCAGTAGCAGACAAAATAACGGGATGTTTTTCTGCTAAGGGTAAACTACTCTGACGTAGACGACCACCTACCCGGAGTAACCCCATATCGTCAAGAAACGGATCCAACTGTAGCAACTTACTGTTAGCACTAATTGAGCTTTCTGACCTCAAGCAATCTATTTCTGACTTGAAACTTACAAGCTGTACTTCTCTAAGTATAACTATGGTAGCTCTAGAATTGCTCTCTAAAGAACGAATGCCTGAACAACTATGCCAACCTCTACACTGAACAAGTTTTTTAAACGACAACACAATGTGTACAAGAAAACCTATCGCCAACACTAACTTGGTCCATGAAGAAAAATTCTCAAATCTACATGCCCCTAAACAACTTTCTTCCATAACTTTGGTTGTCATGGCAACTATACTAGTACCTCTAACTTCAGAGTCTGACTGGGGGTTGACAAGTGGATAAAACTCTGGAAAAAGTTTGCCTTGTACATTTAGAAATTTTGGACCTAAAAGCCAAATGCTATCATTAAGCTGAGCAGGACTTGCACCACGACTTCCAATGTCTGCTGGGTTTTTGTCCGAAGGAATGTAATTCCACTGTTGAGGGGAGCTAACCTGTCGAATCTTCTGAACTCTATTGCTAACGTAAGTATAAAATCTACGAGATTGATTGTTAACGTACCCCAACACAACTTTGCTATCGGTGTAAAACCGTACTTTATCAAACTTAACCCCTAGGTTTTCTGTAACTAACATACAAATCTCTGTCGCTAAGACAGCAGCACAGAGCTCTAAGCGAGGAATTGTGTGACTCTTTGAGGGCGCTACTTTAGCTTTTCCAAGAACAAAACTTGACATTTTAGAATGGTCGTCAATAGAACCAACGACATACGCTACTGCAGAAATTGCTTTTTCTGAAGCGTCTGAGAATATTTGCAACTCAAGTTCTCGCATATCAGACAAAGACATTGTGAAAAGTGACCTAGGTACTCTAACACACTCCAGATCATTCATACTGTTGAGCCAACGATACCATTTGGTTTCAACTTCAGGGGTTAATGGTTCATCCCAACCTACATCACTGGATACTACGTCCCTCAGTATCAATCTACCTTCTAGAATAAAAGGAGCCAAGAAACCAATAGGGTCAAAAATGCTATTAATAGTTGACAAAATACCCCTTTTTGACAACGGTTTATCTTGTACCTGACTTGGGAATAAAAAGCAATCATGGTTCAAATCCCATACTAACCCTAAACTGCGCTGAGTAGGGAGACTATCTAGGTCAAAATCAACCTGGTTCAAATCCGAAGCCAAGTCCTCCTTTGAGAAGTTTTTCATGACGTCAGGTGCATTAGACGCAATCTTATGAAGACGAATGCCAGATTTAGCTAAGCTTGACTGAGTGCGTTGAAGCAAATCAGTTGCCTCTGAGACAGTACTACATGACCTCAACCCATCATCTACATAGAAATCTCTCTCTACAAACTGAACTACATCGCTATCAGATTTCTCTACGGCCTTTCTTAACCCATAGGTAGCTATAGCCGGGGACGGACTGTTGCCGAATACATGCTTTCTCATACGATACTCTATAAGAGGCTTTGAAGTGTCATTATCCTCATGCCAAAAGAATCTCAAGTAATTTCTATCATTCTCATGAACACCGaaacagtaaaacatttgtTCTACGTCTACCGAGACTGCAACTAACTCACATCTAAATCTAAGGAGAACACCGAGAAGACTATTGGTCAAATCAGGGCCTTGCAGTAGTACTGAATTCAATGAAACCCCCTCATATTGTACTGCCGAGTCAAAGACCACCCTTATCTTATCAGGCTTTTTCGGGTGATAGACCCCGAAGATGGGTAAATACCAGCATTCTGTAGCATTGTCTAACTCAGGTGCTTTTTCAGCATGACCATTAGCAAGCAAATTGCCCATGAAATCAACGAAATGTTGTCTTTTAAGGGGGTGTTTACTCAAGTTAGTCTGAAGACTTTTAACCCTAAGAAGAGCTTGGGATCTGTTGTTAGGGAGTCTAGGCCTAGGTGTTTTGAAGGGAAGGGGGGCTGACCACCTATCATTTGAATCAAGGACAAACTCTTTGTCCATAATGGACAGGAAATTACGGTCATCTACTGACATAGACGCTTTGTCATCATGACGGACATCAAGAGCGAACACAAAATCGTAATCATATGCTGGCACGTGATTACGATCAACATTCAATGTACATGGTCTAAACAGAGTATATCTACCATTGTCTATTACATACGTGGAGCTGCACTCAGACACAAACTCATCCTTAGATTCGGACACATGTATTTTGCTATTACATGGCGGAAGAAGCGAGGCTCGCCCGTCACCCACAACATATGTTTTCTTAACATTGACATCTGGGACTATGTGAGCATTTCCTAAGCAGACTTCGCCTATTACAACCCAACCAAGGGGCAGACGCTGTGCAAAAGGGGAGCCTTTCGGTCCTAAGCGTTGATCTAAGACGTGATGCATGTCTGTGATGTCTCGGCCAAGCAATAACAGCATGTTTGCATTGCTATCTATTTCTGGGATTAAATGAGCTATATCTGACAAATGTGGGTGATTGGCTGCCACACTCGGGATAGGAATTTCATTCCTATTACTAGGTATGTCCTGACATTCTATAACAGTGGGAAGATCAAACTGTACACTTCTGTCAATAGATTCAACAACCAAATTGTCTAATTCTCGACCAGATTTGACAGAAATACCATTACATGAAGACATTGTATATTCAACAGATTTTCCAGTTATATTAAGTAACTGAAACAATTCTGGTTTTGCTAGACACCTATTACTTTGCTCATCAACAGTAGCATAACATTGAACATAATTATCTGGATTATCTTTAGTGTAAACATGTACAAGCATTATCTTAGCACAAGATTTTCCAACAATATCATCACCACAAATTTCAGTACATTTACTAGCAACTTTCTGCTTTTGATCTGTGGATTGTCTGTCATTTCTCCCGGCAGATGAATACTGTCTCTCCCCACCATGCTGCTTCTGTGAATCTTTACAATTACGGGCCTGATGATCTCCAGAATAACACtgataacacaatttattttcaaacagaaacttTTGCTTTTCTTCTTCAGA contains:
- the LOC128242936 gene encoding uncharacterized protein LOC128242936, producing the protein MSNPKYDKTLSYFDSSIGVNPVVNKLPHSLQQKWITHASTYKENHSVPFPPFHFFVSFVKKFSVIYNDPSFIYETQKTKEPSQHRTRDILYQRATTNGRVAAAKTGIQDDSESSVSRDKCLMHNGAPHSLADCKKFKCMSEEEKQKFLFENKLCYQCYSGDHQARNCKDSQKQHGGERQYSSAGRNDRQSTDQKQKVASKCTEICGDDIVGKSCAKIMLVHVYTKDNPDNYVQCYATVDEQSNRCLAKPELFQLLNITGKSVEYTMSSCNGISVKSGRELDNLVVESIDRSVQFDLPTVIECQDIPSNRNEIPIPSVAANHPHLSDIAHLIPEIDSNANMLLLLGRDITDMHHVLDQRLGPKGSPFAQRLPLGWVVIGEVCLGNAHIVPDVNVKKTYVVGDGRASLLPPCNSKIHVSESKDEFVSECSSTYVIDNGRYTLFRPCTLNVDRNHVPAYDYDFVFALDVRHDDKASMSVDDRNFLSIMDKEFVLDSNDRWSAPLPFKTPRPRLPNNRSQALLRVKSLQTNLSKHPLKRQHFVDFMGNLLANGHAEKAPELDNATECWYLPIFGVYHPKKPDKIRVVFDSAVQYEGVSLNSVLLQGPDLTNSLLGVLLRFRCELVAVSVDVEQMFYCFGVHENDRNYLRFFWHEDNDTSKPLIEYRMRKHVFGNSPSPAIATYGLRKAVEKSDSDVVQFVERDFYVDDGLRSCSTVSEATDLLQRTQSSLAKSGIRLHKIASNAPDVMKNFSKEDLASDLNQVDFDLDSLPTQRSLGR